In a single window of the Streptomyces sp. HUAS ZL42 genome:
- a CDS encoding SCO2522 family protein, translated as MSTAGAVFRETSAQPRTEAVPYSHLSLELGHLYMEDFAEGPDRLRAHFTAVRPWLQAARAAVPGLPEGKRPRISTCFLIDDYFSRLAGPAELIPPLLEEAEAAGLTIDYLARESGCAATEPGRPDRGLAESVFGRLVESPPPGSTGFRPPVSRTGWLTNGRRAPARRNSAALNSRGTWQPPSETGARGHSIFVDVELWDERTDRRTWSCAFLAAVWQLARLGLLRDNGEAVLTPTPWDASAFPKDWDALPHLLRLNPRAAPFSAYYTCSVLPARFLPVEHAVRIVLEQTHVHEEALQQVANRAEGEQVALPTGVVERTSYVFPPGL; from the coding sequence GTGAGCACAGCAGGGGCCGTCTTCAGGGAGACCAGCGCCCAGCCGCGCACGGAGGCCGTGCCGTACTCCCATCTCTCCCTGGAACTCGGGCACTTGTACATGGAGGACTTCGCCGAGGGCCCCGACCGGCTGCGCGCGCACTTCACCGCCGTACGGCCCTGGCTCCAGGCCGCCCGCGCCGCCGTTCCGGGCCTGCCCGAGGGCAAACGGCCCCGGATCAGCACCTGCTTCCTCATCGACGACTACTTCAGCCGCCTCGCCGGACCCGCCGAACTGATACCGCCCCTGCTGGAGGAGGCCGAGGCGGCCGGGCTGACGATCGACTACCTGGCCCGGGAGTCCGGCTGCGCCGCCACCGAACCCGGCAGGCCGGACCGGGGGCTCGCCGAGTCCGTGTTCGGCCGTCTGGTCGAGTCCCCGCCGCCCGGCAGCACCGGCTTCCGCCCGCCCGTCAGCCGCACCGGCTGGCTCACCAACGGCCGCCGCGCACCGGCCCGGCGCAACTCGGCGGCACTGAACTCCAGGGGAACCTGGCAGCCCCCCAGCGAGACCGGGGCGCGCGGGCACTCCATCTTCGTCGACGTCGAACTGTGGGACGAGCGCACCGACCGGCGCACCTGGTCCTGCGCCTTCCTGGCCGCCGTCTGGCAGCTGGCCCGCCTCGGTCTGCTCCGCGACAACGGCGAGGCGGTCCTCACCCCAACCCCCTGGGACGCGTCGGCCTTCCCGAAGGACTGGGACGCCCTGCCGCACCTGCTGCGGCTCAACCCCCGCGCGGCACCCTTCAGCGCGTACTACACCTGCAGCGTCCTGCCGGCCAGGTTCCTGCCCGTGGAGCACGCCGTGCGCATCGTCCTCGAGCAGACCCATGTGCACGAGGAGGCGCTCCAGCAGGTCGCGAACCGGGCGGAGGGCGAGCAGGTCGCGCTCCCCACGGGCGTCGTGGAGCGTACGTCCTACGTGTTCCCGCCGGGACTGTGA